TTGCCTGCTAACTCCCTTTCTCGCGAGATGTTTTTCATATCTATCTCCTTTAATCTTATCTATGCTGCTATTTCATAAAACGTTATCAACATATCCTCGGCACAGGGTCGCCAATCGGTGTCTCGACAATCCGCTTGCCGCCAACGCGCGTCTTCATAACGACGCCCTTGAGCTCATCTGTCACCGAGCCAATGATCGCAGCGTCTTTTCCCTGTTTCGTTGCCCGTAGCGCGTCGAGCACCTCGTCTGCCTTCTCTTTTACAACGCCCAGAACCATCTTTCCCTCGTTGCCGATCTCCAGCGGATCTATTCCCAACAGCTCGCACGCGCTCCGAACCGATTCCCGTACCGGGATCTTATCCTCCTCTATCAGGATGCCCACGTTCGATTTCTCACTGAACTCATTCAGTAAATTCGCGAGCCCCCCGCGCGTCGGATCCTTCATCGCAACCACACCGCCAACCTCTAAGATCTTCTGGATAGGCTTGTTCAACGGCGCTATATCTGATTTCAATTCCGTATCAAACTCGAACCCCTCCCGGAACGAGAGCAACGCAACGCCGTGATCGCCGACGTACCCAGAGACGATTATCTGATCGCCATCGCGAAGATTCGAGTCTGTTAACCAATTTGCATCAAGTTCCCGGTACTTCCGCACCTCCTCCAGGTTCCGGTCTAAAGCCGCGGTTCGCCTGCCGATCGCGGAGGTGTTCACCACCAGCTTCTCCACTGCGCCGCGTTCAACCACTTTCGTATCTCCGGTGGCTATGGGGACCTCAGCCTCCTCACACGTCCGCCGCATGCCAGCCAAAACGCGCTCGAAATCGCTCAGCGGAAAGCCCTCCTCTATAACGAACGCCACCGATAAACAGAGCGGTTCCGCACCCATTACCGCGATATCGTTGACGGTGCCTGCGATAGAGAGGCTTCCGATATCACCACCCGGGAAAAAGAGCGGTTTCACGGTATGCGAATCGGTCGTGAAGACGATATCATCAACAACGGCAGAGTCGTCCAATGCCTGTAACGGCACCTCTATCGCCGCTTTTGCTCCGTTGCCAGTACGAAGGCCGTCAAAATCAAAGTAGCGAAGCACAAGCTTGAGCAACTCATGCATCCCCTCGCCGCCTGCACCGTGTTCCAGTTTTATGCTGCCTTTCATCTCCATTCCCTGTACACTCATGAACGAACAAACAAACAACAAACAACTATTCGCCTTCTTGATAATACCTTATAGTTTGAGCAGTATTAAGAAGTAGTGCATATTAAGTAGAGAAACCATCAAAAGGTAGGAGTCGCCGGTATGGGTTCAAAACGGAGATTGATATTCGTCACCACCAATGCGCACAAAGTACGGGAGATAACGGATCTGGCAGCGTCGGAATCGAGTGAGATAACGATCGAGCAGCTCGATTATGACTATCCTGAGCTCCAGCTTGACGATATAGAAGCGGTAGCGCGCGAAAGTGCGAATTATGTGCGTGCACAGACGGGAATTAAAGAGCCCTTCTTCCTCGAGGATTCCGGCCTGATTATCCCAGCTTTAAACGGTTTCCCGGGTCCTTTTTCCGCCTTCGTCTTCAAAACGATCGGAAACGAAGGGATCCTGAAATTGATGACTGATAAGAAGGGCGACGAGCGCAGGGCTACGTTCAAAACGGTCGTTGCATACTGTGATTCACCCAAGAGTGTGCCTGTTCTATTTGTCGGCACCGTTGAGGGGCGCATAGCAGGGGAGATTCGAGGTAACGGCGGTTTTGGCTACGATCCGATATTCGAGGTCGAGGGAGTGACGTTTGGCGAGATGAGCGCCGAGGGCAAAAATAACGTATCGCACCGCAGTAGAGCGTTCAAGAAATTTTTGGGTTTTTACAGCGGTGAGGTATTGAAAAAAACCGCATAGCTATATAGTATCATTGTTGATACGGTAATTTCGAAAAGTTTAAATACCCTCTGAGTTTTCTATGTGCAAGGGATGAAAAAGGGTAAGGCGCGGGAGTGGTTTACCGCCAAGAAGAAGGGTGAAACGGCGGCAGTGCTGGGATTTACCCCGTTTTTAAAAGCGCTTCTGGTCAATTCGGTCTTGCACAATATGTCAGTTTTTTTACCACATAACAAAAAATTTTTTGATTTCTTCGAGGAGCTTGCAGGTAAAGCAGAGGAGACCGCGCAATTGCTCGCGGATTTGGGTGCCGATTATCGTCCCTCCGAACCTCTTTCGCTGAACTCTGATTCGCGCAGCTCTAGCCTCTTACACGTTAGAGGACGGCTTAAAGTACTGGAAGGGGAAGGCGACGCGATTGTGCATCAAATCATCCAGGGTCTGTTTTATGACCATACGCGGGTCACTGAGGAGAAGGGCGATATCCGGTATTTCGCGCACAATCTTGATAACATCATCGACGGTGTGGAGAAGGCCGTGGCGCGATTGGCGTTTACGACGCGGCCCACCATTCCGGAACCGGTAAGTGAGTTTGCTCCGATCATCTTTGAGGCCACGGAAGAGATAAAGAAAGCTGTGTGCTGTTTACGCGATATACGACACAGTGAAATACCGTTAGAGGAGTGCTGCATAAGGATAAACGAATTGGAGAACGAAGCGGACAAACTCAACCGGAAATGGCTGAAAATACTGATGACCACGCCGACGGAAGATACTAATGAGGTGCTTACGCGGCTGCTGCTCAAGGAAATCGTGGATATCCTTGAAGATACCATGGACAACTGCGAAGACGTGGCGAACATTTTGGAGACCTTTAGATTAAAGGGCGGCATCTGATGGAGCTTGTGGCGATCTATGTTATCATCATCATACTCCTTGCACTGATCTACAATTTCCTGAACGGCGCGAATGACAGTGCGAATGCGATCGCTACGGTCATTGCTACCAAAGCGTTAACGCCGCTCAAGGCGTTGGTTCTGGCGAGTGTGTTCAACCTCGCTGGTGCGTTCGCTTTTACCGAAGTCGCGAAGACTATCGGCAAGGGAATCGTTTCGACTATAGGTCTGACCACCACTGTGTTCCTCCTGGTGCTCATCAGCGGCTTAATTGGTGCGATACTCTGGACTTATATTTGTACCGCAGCCGGCATCCCGATCAGTGTAACGCATTCATTGGTGGGCGCAATCATGGGTGCTGGACTCGCGGCGGGAGGAACGAGCGTCATTCAGTGGCAAATACTGACCGATAAAGTATTTCTTGCTATCGCGCTCGGTCCTTTTCTGGGATTTGTAGCAGGAGCTTTTATCTTTTCGTTCATCAGTTGGATGCTGTACCTCTTCTTTAAAAATACCCCCACACCAACAACAGCGAGGATCTTCAGAAAATTACAGCCTATTTCTGCCTCATTTATGTCGTTTAGTCACGGCATGAACGATACACAAAATGCGATGGGCGTGATCAGTGCAGCGCTAATAGCTGGCAGCTTCCTTGCCACGCCTTCTGGAGGTCAATTTCCCGTGCCCTGGTGGGTGCGGATAATCTG
The DNA window shown above is from Methanomicrobia archaeon and carries:
- the hypE gene encoding hydrogenase expression/formation protein HypE, with amino-acid sequence MKGSIKLEHGAGGEGMHELLKLVLRYFDFDGLRTGNGAKAAIEVPLQALDDSAVVDDIVFTTDSHTVKPLFFPGGDIGSLSIAGTVNDIAVMGAEPLCLSVAFVIEEGFPLSDFERVLAGMRRTCEEAEVPIATGDTKVVERGAVEKLVVNTSAIGRRTAALDRNLEEVRKYRELDANWLTDSNLRDGDQIIVSGYVGDHGVALLSFREGFEFDTELKSDIAPLNKPIQKILEVGGVVAMKDPTRGGLANLLNEFSEKSNVGILIEEDKIPVRESVRSACELLGIDPLEIGNEGKMVLGVVKEKADEVLDALRATKQGKDAAIIGSVTDELKGVVMKTRVGGKRIVETPIGDPVPRIC
- a CDS encoding XTP/dITP diphosphatase; its protein translation is MGSKRRLIFVTTNAHKVREITDLAASESSEITIEQLDYDYPELQLDDIEAVARESANYVRAQTGIKEPFFLEDSGLIIPALNGFPGPFSAFVFKTIGNEGILKLMTDKKGDERRATFKTVVAYCDSPKSVPVLFVGTVEGRIAGEIRGNGGFGYDPIFEVEGVTFGEMSAEGKNNVSHRSRAFKKFLGFYSGEVLKKTA
- a CDS encoding DUF47 family protein, with amino-acid sequence MKKGKAREWFTAKKKGETAAVLGFTPFLKALLVNSVLHNMSVFLPHNKKFFDFFEELAGKAEETAQLLADLGADYRPSEPLSLNSDSRSSSLLHVRGRLKVLEGEGDAIVHQIIQGLFYDHTRVTEEKGDIRYFAHNLDNIIDGVEKAVARLAFTTRPTIPEPVSEFAPIIFEATEEIKKAVCCLRDIRHSEIPLEECCIRINELENEADKLNRKWLKILMTTPTEDTNEVLTRLLLKEIVDILEDTMDNCEDVANILETFRLKGGI
- a CDS encoding inorganic phosphate transporter, which encodes MELVAIYVIIIILLALIYNFLNGANDSANAIATVIATKALTPLKALVLASVFNLAGAFAFTEVAKTIGKGIVSTIGLTTTVFLLVLISGLIGAILWTYICTAAGIPISVTHSLVGAIMGAGLAAGGTSVIQWQILTDKVFLAIALGPFLGFVAGAFIFSFISWMLYLFFKNTPTPTTARIFRKLQPISASFMSFSHGMNDTQNAMGVISAALIAGSFLATPSGGQFPVPWWVRIICGVVMALGTLLMGSKVIRTMGWRLTKLAPRHAFSAEAGAGLALVAVSLAGMPVSTTHVMGSAVIGGTFFQSLNRIRWPEVGRMFTAWVITLPISALNGGASYWLIQFWT